Genomic window (Alligator mississippiensis isolate rAllMis1 chromosome 7, rAllMis1, whole genome shotgun sequence):
GTGGTTTGGGGGCTGCTAGGTCCAGGCCAAGGATCAGAGCACACGGTTGGCTCTGGGTGTGGTAGCAGCAGGTAAAGGGGGATTTACAGCATCTTTGTGCTTTCTGCATGCAGGACTAAATTAGAGCAGCCCAAAGGAGCAGTCTCCTCTCTTCCCCAAGCTCCTTGCACTTGGATGCTAGCCCTGTCCTGCTCTGGATACAACCTCCCTACAGCTCAGGGCATGTCGCCTGCCATCACAGCAGCATGCATGGGCTGGGACAGCCCCTCGGCTTTGGTCCAGACCCTTCCCACTAGTGCCTGAGTTAGTGGAAACATCACTGTGTTCAGGGGAAGAGCTGGTGAAATGTATATTTTATCAGCACCAAAGAAACCCAGTGGTCATAGGGTCTCCCTTGGGTGAATTGGGAGAGAGCCCTGGAGCCTCAGCAAAGTGAAGAGCATGCAGCCCCCCGCGTGGCTCCAGCCCTCATCGAAGCAAAGACAGAGACCACCGAGGCAGTAAATGCAGGAAAAActccctgcccagggctgagcaggggctgccccgtgcccagctgcagctgcactgatgCCCCCGCATTGCACTGCTGGAAGGCGACAGGCGGATGCAAACCCTCCCCCTGTATGGCAAAAACCAGGGTGGGTTTCACATGACTGTGAGTGCTTTATCCATCAGGACCCTGCACTGAGCTATTAGGTGCAGGCTGAGGGCTAAGGGGCTCTGGAAATCtcctgtttctcccccaaaacagTCCACACTATTATAGGGGGTGCACTGCAGGGCCAAATGGATGCGGGACCCATCAGCAACCAGGCTAGGTCAGGGAGCAGCGTGAGCTGGGGCAGCCTTAGTCTGGTTGCCATTGAGGGGAGGCAGGACACGAACCCCGACCCCAACCCACCACGCTTCTGCGGGTGCGATGCAGCCAGGCTCTCCAAGGGATAGGCCATGTCAGAGCCCTCGTCCGccagcagctgctccttcagcctcGCCAGCTGGGTGAAGCAAACACAAGCAGGAATCAGCCACCCTCCGTGACCAGCCATCGGTCCTCCACGACTTCCCTGTGCTTCTGCTTTTCTATCTCTCTCCACGAGTGCAAGCCTTGCTCCGCACGGTGAGCTACCTCCACACAAGGTGCAACGGTCCCGGGGAGGTTTGCCCTGTGACTCCTGCTGTCCTGTCTCCGGCCTGAACCCGTTGTCCCACAGCAATGGCATAAATGTGGAGAGGCCATAGCCTTTCCCTTGGCAGGTTTCCCTTTGCTGAGCCTTCCTATCCCCTCTCCAGGCACTTGCACTTCAGAGGGGCTATAGAGGATTTTGCAGCTTGCTCACTACGGGCTCTTTGTTTCTTGCTGCTGGGGAGATATTTGCAACCCTGCTTTACTCCTCTCTTATTCTCTCCATGCGATAAGCAATGAAAAGCCACCCTGGGTGCACGAGACTGCCCCACGATCTCCCTGCACTATCTAACcccaagcagggctgggctgagcctgcGTCCTTAGGCACGTGCTTCTCtcacctgctgcagctcctcgTATTTCTTCGCCAGCTCCAAGTCTGGAAGGAATAACAAATGCCGTGTCAATGCCAGAACCCAAATTAGAAGCTTGAATTAGAAACCTAAATGAGGCCAATTTGCCACTTACGGCCTCAAAATATAGGCTGCAGGAAGGCTGTAATTCTCTGTGGAAACCTACAGGATCTGGCCTCCCTGTTGCATTGGAAAAGCAGCACATTTGCTGCATTGGCTGCAAAACTCCTACGTGGTGCCCAATACAGGTCCAAATGGGCCGGGGTCGACATGCTCAGGACCTGGTGGACATTCATACAGCCGACCACTCTGGTTTTGCTGATGTGACCTTCTGGCCCTGTAACATTGCTTCTCTCTGCTGGGAATGCATCACCCCCGCAGCCAAGTATTGGAAGGACTCGGCTGCGCCTGGCTCCAGCTACCCATGACCAGGGCTGTATACACAGACCCTAACATGGTCCTCAAAGGCCTGTTGGTGCCAGACAGCAGAAGCCAGGTGCCCACACACCTTGCAGGAGGGAGCCTCAGTGCAGCCTTTCTAAAGGAACAGGATGATGCTCCCAGAGGACCTGACTCCGTTCACAAAGGGGAGCAAcctgcatggctcccaggccCGGCTGAATGGGGCAACACAAGGCTTAAACAGCAGCATTTGGGCAAGGCCTGATGGAAAAGACAGCACAGACCAGTGCATGGGCTGGTGCTCAGGGCACctggctgctcccagctgtgctgtGCACATTCGGTGTAGCCCTGGGCGTGCCCCTGCACACAGCTGTGCCTTGCTCTCCCCATCCAGGGTGCCCTGAAAGCACACACAGCTCCAGGGCAGAAGTGCATGAGCCATGAGTTTGTCCCTGTTGGGTGCCTTTCCCATCCTTCGGCATGTCCAGCTCCTAGTGTCTCTCCACACCAGTTGCTGGACTGGTGTGAACTGGGAATAGCaaactgggaggggaagggggtgctgaAGCATCAGGAACTAAGCTCCTGCTTTCATGGGAAACATTCCCCTGAAGTGAATCCCTTTCTGCCCTGAAGCCTACTGCAGTCAAGTGGAGTCCACCCACCTTCATTGGGCTGTGCATGGGCCCTAGAGAGAGAGCATTATTCATGGATCTACCTGGGGATCAGTCCTTGTGTGCAGTGACACGAGAAATGCTGGGTCTGCACCTTGACACCTGCCCAAATCCCTAGCAAGGACCTGAGTCCTTAGAGCAGCACTCTGCAGCCCAGTCCTGCTTTCCAGTGCCTCTGCCCTGGTCCAGCAGCTATgaagggagcaatcccctgcaccggtgcaggctgggggtgacgggctgggcagcagctctgcagaaaaggacctggggggacaggggacaagaagctggacaggagccagcagtgtgcccttgttggcaAGAAGGCGACCGGTATCCCaggttgcattggtaggagcaatgccagcagatcaagggcagtgattccttccttctattcagcactggggaggccacatctggagtcctgtgtccagctgtgggcccccactgcagaaaggatgcggacacattggagagagtccagcggagggcaatgaaaatggttgtggggctgggggacaggactggtgaggagagacggagggaattgggctgattgagtctgcagaaggaaagaccgagggggattgaatagcagcctccacctccctgcaggggggctgcaaagaggatggagctgggctggtctcagtgggggcagatgacaggacaaggagcaatgggctcaagttgcagctagggaagtcaaggttggatattaggaaaaactttcttaataggagggaggtgaagcactggaacaagtcaCCCAGCAacgtggtgcagtctccatccttggaggtgttgaagacccaggtagacaaagccttggctgggatgatgtagttggggctggtcctgcttggagcagggggttgcactagatgtgacctcctgagctcccttccaacctgaattttttaTGCTCTTATATCAGGAAATCTCCTACCGCCCATTCCTTCCCCGGCTTCAGGTACAGCTTAGGTGCAGGCAGGAGCCCCCATGGCTCTTTGCCTGGATGAACCAACCCTGGGCTCTGACATGCTGCTTGCAATGCAGTGACCCCAGCGCACAACCTGTCTGGGTTCCCAGCTCTTAGATCTGCTGTTCTTAACACGCCGCCCAGACGCTGAGCTATGGGCACAGAGCACGGGATGCAGCAAAGGGGTGGGGAGACGGctggctcccccttccccctgcccctggggctgctctggacCGGTCCCGGCCCCCCGGTACAATGCAGAATCCTCTTCCAGCACCCACCAGGCTGCAGGGACCCCTCATTAGTGCTCCTTATCAAGTGCAAGGGCGGTTGTACCAGATAGGGGGAAAATGCAAACCCTTCTGGAGCTATTCAATGTAAAGCTGAGCTGTGAAGATGGCTGGAAGTCAGAtttgcagaagaaaagcagcccCAAAAAACTTGCAGGCCCCAGAAGAGCTGGTGCATGGCAGCGGGGTCCCGATCCGGGCCTGTCTAGGCTCACTTAGCAAGTGGTGCCCACTAGCTCTTGAGGCCCAGGCCTATCATACTCCAGTACCCCAAGCTCCCTGGTGCTGGAGGGGGTacatcctgctgccctgctcccccccacgtACCGATATTGGCTGGGTGCCTCCAGGCAGGGTTTTTATCAAGGAGCAGAGTCAGCAGGGCATCTTGGTGACCAGCGTCCTCTCTCTCTGGAAACACCTGGTTCTCTGTAACATACAGAAGATGACATTCAGGCCGCGCTGCCAGGGGCAatgagaccccagcaccagaccTAGTTCCCGCACGTCGGGTCAGAGAGgaaggctgggaggaagaggcaTGCAGAGGGGTGCTGGCTCTGGACAGTGGGGTTCACGCAGGGTGTCTGCCCACCCTGGCAGCCCCAGACTGCAGTGCAGTGGCCAGGCTgaatgcaaggggctgggggagcctcCCCGATCAGCTCAGGACCTGGGACTTTTGCATCCAAATTGCCTGTCAGGATGCACCTGCACGAATCCTGCCAGGACTGGGAGTGCACCAGACCATCCAGAACAACCCCCACTGCCAGTGTAGGGCAGCTGCACCCATGCTGGACCCACATCACCAGATCCTTGCTAGATCTGAGTTGCAGTCAGTGAAGCTTTTTCAGTTCCCTTTGGTGCCCAGGCACCCTTCCAGGTGCCGGACACagcagagagcaggcagcccccagacatgtccccctccccctagGAAAGCATCTGACTGGCTATGGGCCATGCAAGGATCCCCCCTGTGCATGGGGGACCCTCCCACAACCCAACATTTCCATGTCCTGCTACCAGAGGGGGTCCAGGGCCTGCTCTGAGATTATCATGGAGCGTGTCCTTAGCATGTGCCGTCTGGGAAGTGGTTGCCTCACCTTGGAAAGATCAACTAAACCCTCTGCCCTACCCCTTCCCCATTTACCAGTCTCTGCTGACCATGGAAGACCCTTCATAGGTGCGTGCCCTATGCACAGAGGCATAGGAGATTAGGAGCTGCCAGCTGTGTGCAGTCGGCCTCCTGTAtaggctgaggctgggggtagGGGCTCCCCAGATGTGTAGGGTTGCATGCAACGTGCTGTCTCCATGCCCAAAATGAAGGAGCAGCTTCTACAAAGCCCCCGAAAGAGCAAGGATGGTGCTGAAGCAACCATGCAtcctgcagggagttggaccagaAGGCAGgaaacctcctcctcctcctccttgatGGGCTTAAGGCCAAGAGGAGCCCTCCAAGGTGCCACACGGGTGTTGTTACAGGTGACCTGAGAGAGCTGGAGGATGCGCCAGAACCTGCCCACGTGGATGCATATTTAGACACCGCTGCATAAGTCTCCAAAGGAGCAATTAAAGCAATGCTTGCCACAAAGACTGGGCCAAAACCATCCTGGATGCACTACATCCATTAAAAGGGCCTGGCTCTGATCTCACTCACAAGCAGGGATCCAACCCAGGGAGTCAGTGGGGTTGCACAGGTGCACATTTCAAGCTATCGTAGACCAGGCGTTCAAAATGCCTCCGATCAGTCGTgtgcttcaggaaaaaaatacaaacgtgcaataaaaaagaaataaaaataagcgGCAGCCGAAGGGACCTTGCGAATGCTTTGGGGGCTGCTACAAAAAGGCAAATAGGTTGTGCTGGAGGAAAAGTCATTTCCAAAGGGATACATGGCTCTCTAGCCTATAGAAAGCTGTTGTTATTTTCCCTGCATCGGCTCTTGAATAAGGAAGATTAATGACCAGCATTTCCCTGCAGGGTCAGTCCCAGAAAAGATGAACTTAAATTAGTGAAGAAGAGCATCTAACAAGCCGGTTCCTCCGtggtggagaaaaagaaaagaaaacatttaaccCCCGTCTACTACTGACTCTTAAAACTTGTCAGACCTAACATGGTACATGCTGAGGCCATAGCTGTCTAACactagacattttttttctcttgaagaccaGGAAGGTATAGACCCATCCTGCAGGTTGCTTCTGATCTGATAGTTTAATGCAACATGTTTAAAACCCAGcaatggggcagagggacaggtCTACCGGTCCCTGGGCAGGTCTCAGGTGAGTCAGATGGTGAGCCTAGGTCACCTTATGACCTTGCAAATGATAATCAATGCACTCTGATGGTTGCAAGCAGGAAAGCGAAGCAGATAGATGACCAACAGAGGCGAGCGCCCACCTGTGTGAGCAATGCATGCCGGCCTTTCAGCTTACCTTGCAGTAAAAAAGGCTTCCCATGTGTGGAAGGGATGTAGACCACGATGGCCAAGACTGCAAGCATCCCAAAGCAAAGCTGGGCTGAACCGATCCTGCCCATGTCCCCACCGCTCAGGAGACTCCTTCTTTTGCACAGGATGGAGGGCTTCAATGTGACCAGCGCTGGCTGAGCTCGCTTTTAAAAGGCAGGGAATGTGCCGCGATTACAAATGGTctttggagggagggagaaggggggagaagggaaaaaaaaaaacccttcttgaaATATAATTCAACCTGTCAATATGATTCACTCCTTGGGAAATGGACAGATCAACCCCGTCGCGGACGTCAGAGGAACTCGGTCAACATCTTTCCAATCCAGCTGATCCCGGGTGCGCCAGCGTTCCCGAATTGTGCATCGCGCTCACGTCCGCGCACACACGCCTGGGATGTGGCGACAGCGTGTATCCTGTGAGGTGTCTTTCCGACGGCTCAGCCCCGGTGACTTCTGCATTGGCGTGGAAGTGCTTCTCTCGCACGCACGTTACCGCGTGCCACCGGTGCGGGGCCGATCAGGGTAATGGAGTTGGGTCATTTATCACGGCCCTTCCCTGTCTTAATTAGCCcgagatggagtgagtgccagaATGGTGCTGGGGAAGAGATGGACATGCATTTCATTTAGCTGATTGCTGGCGTGCGGGGGTCTTCCCCCTCTCCTGACTCCCCCCAGCTCGGCAGGCAGCAGGTTGCAGCCTATTCCAGGCCGGCGAGTCAGCTTTGACATCAGGTCCAAAGTTACCCCAAGTGGGGCCAGATCCCCTTGGTTTGCTTGGGGACAGGGGTGGTTGTGCTGATACATTTGATTGCGTCAAGCTTGTATTTTATTCAGACAAAACACAGTGGTGTGCAAGAAGCATCATTTCCACCTCTGTTTCAGGGGGCTGACTTCATTGTGCTGGGCTATTTACAGTCTCCTCATCACAGCAGAGCCAGGACCAGTCATTAATTTGCTGTTATGACTTAATGATACCGAGAGACAAAGCAATGACAACGACAGTCAACTTTGTTCTTGGCTCCTGTCTCTTCCCTGGCGTGACGGCGGGGATGAGCCGCAGAGCTGAGTCACTGGCAGTTTGCAAACAGCTGGTCTGTGGATATTCCCTGCTGGGATAGCCACCCCGTTATGCCATATTCCTCCTATAACGCCACCTGATTGCACCTGTGACCTGCTTTGGCCAACAGGCACTAGCACTTTAGGGTTAGGTTTTCTAGCTCGTGATCCCCAGTGCTGGCATCTCTTTGAAGATTGTCTCCTTCACGGCTGAGAAATCCCAGAGTGGACATGTGGCCCAGTGCAACTGGTCAAAGGGACGTTGCACCCCTAGCAtcacccccagctctgccggGATGAGCAAACGCAACTCTACATCACCTTCTCAATGCACACGCACTCTTTTCTCCCCAGGGCGGGCCATGTTAAGGACCTAGATGGAGGTGCTCAGGGCTGCCATCCTCCCTAGACCTCAGGCTGGTATGAAAGGAGGAAGTGGCTGGAAAATTGTGGTGGATCTGTGCCTCATTTGCTCACAGCCCCTTGAGAGACTACAGCCTGAAGCTTTCAAGAGCTGGGGTCTAGTATAGGAGGTCTCCATCTCACTTCTTTGGTCCTAAATCACCTCGGCCTCCTCTTGTGAGCAGACTCCTGGGTATCAGGAAGCCTTGGGCCGTGTTGGCTGGATTGCAGCGAGCCCAGGGGAGCTGCCCCGGCTGAGGATGCAATTGCAGCTCTATATTTCCATTAGGTTATTTGGTCTCCCCGTGTCCCTGGCAGAGGGACAGGCAGACACCTATAGGGGTAGCCAGGCCTATTTTCTTTTATGGGTTttttccaggcttctgggctttgctggttggctctgcccccactttctgctccatgtgccaGGGGCTTTTTAAGCCTcctccagaggtgctgggtgcagcccaggctggggatgggcactgggctgtgccagtgctcctgccagGACCAAAGCTGACCTGGCTACAGGGTCAGACCGacaccagatttggggtcaggaaggcattttaccccCTAGTCTGATTGGTATGAACTGGGGGAGTTTTGTTGTCCTCCGTAGCGAGGACTTAGGGCTAGGGTTAGCAATGGACCGTTGCTAATGGTGGTGCCTGGCTGTGGACACAGGCCAGCAGAGGAAGGAGCACCCAGGCCATGCAGGGGACATTGCCATCACCCTGCCCCGTGGTTTGCTTGCCAATAGCGTCTGCAGGTGTgagaggagggtgcaggggaagTCACTTGTGCTGCAACTCTGGGTCAGCTCCCAGGGGCACAATCACACCCTCGGGCTTTCTCCTTCCTCGCTTCAGGGCCAGACTCTCCTCCCCTTGGTCCACAGAGTTCATCTCCTACCTCTCTGCCTATGCCGGTACCATCTCCACCCCCTGAActatccctcccaccccttcatGCCCCTTGGCCAGGGTTTCTTTCCCTGACTTGGCTGCCTTTCCTCCCCGGAGGAACCTGGGTAGAAACCCCAGCAGGGAACGACCTTCTTCCCACCCAGCCATAGGCAAAGCCATCAGAGCCGGGGGTAAGGGATGTAGCTGGGGAGCACCGAGAGGGCACGAGCATCACACGCGCACAGGCCTGCAGACGTCTCCCCGGTCTCCCCCCGGGCCTGCCCGTGCTTTCTGGAGAGCAGTGCTTAACGAGCAGGGAGAGGCCGTGGCTATAAAGTGAGGTAGTCTCGTCCCTGGGGGACGGTTAAAGCCAGTCAATATTTATGAAGCTTTTAGTCTGACTCATGCAATTTATTCTCCCCGCGCCCCATCATCTACGTGCCTGTCTTCTGGCCACAGCTGTTGCTCAGCCCACGGCGGCTCTGAAGTGAGGCGCTTGGCATGCACCGAATCCTTGCgggctctgccaggaggaggggaagggggccgGTCCCCAACACCATGCCGTGCAGTGCCACGAGGGGGTCTCCCCATCCCGGGCTCTGTCTGGAGTGGAGCAAAGCCTAGTGCTTATAGCAAAGGAGGGgcgggaaggggagaggggttcTTCTCCTGGTTCCTCAATGAGtctatgggtggatctaggattttgcaaCGGCTGCATGCACACCTAACCTTACTAAAGGCTcctgaggcaccccagggtgctgggaCATCTCAGCTGAGAATTGCTGCTCACGGGCAAGGCGAGACCTTCCCCCAGGGGCATCTTTTGGTGGAACTGCCAGCAAGATGTGCCATCGCTCACTTGACCATGCATGCCAAGCCTCACCCCTGTCCCCTTTGCACCATGCCAGCCCTTGAAAATCTTTCCTCCTGTTTGCTAATGCCACATcctgccagctgccttccccccagctgagctcagaggatctctgctgctgcctgcagattGCTCTAGTCTAACAAACCCTGCTCAGCGTCCCATTGCCAAGGCCAGGTCTGTGCTCCGCATCGGAGGGCTCTTTCCCTCTGTCAGGCTCCAGATGAAATCCCCTGCACAGACCCAGCTGTGGGGATGCACTGGGGGCTACCAATGCCTCAGGCAGGGATACCTTCAGTGCATTTCATTCCCAGCTGGATTTCTATCTTGACTCTAGAGCAGGAAACGCAAGGTCCACATTGGCTTATAAACAGTCACACAGGTAGATGCAGAAAGCCCCGAGCCAACATCTCGGCCTGAGCACATCTCTGCCCCAAAAATGTGGTCTGTGTCTTCTCCTGCATGTGGCAATAGGTCATAAATCTGCAAtgggctgccccatgccctgggcaTGAGAGCCACTGGATCCAAGGCTGTtctcaaagaggatggagctggactggtctcagtggtgtcaagacaaggagcaatgggcacaggttgcagcaagagaagttgaggttggatattaggaaaaactctctcacctgggggtagtaaaacactggagcaggttatccAGGgaggtgcagtctccatccttggaggtttctaagacccaggtagacaaagccttgtctgggatgctgtagtccagtcggggctggtcctgcttggagcaggggttggactagatgtgacctcctgaggtcccttcaaccctcgttttctacgATTCTCTGAGTCTAAGATGTAGACAGACAATTCAGGCTGAAATACGGTGAGAGCCAGGGAATAAGTCTGAGGCCGCTGCATGGATTGTCGTCCGCCTGGACTTGCTATAAAAGACCCAGATTATATTGATGTTTCATCCAGGCCAAGGTAGAGTTTGGAGCCATCTGAGCCAGACCAAATATCACTCCCTGTAACCAAATTCAGGTGACGGGCAGGCCACACCTGTCTCCCTGGCACCTCAGCACTTTCCACTACACTTTAAGTGACGTGACCAACATCCCTTCCCCCGCATTTCTGTCCTTCTGCTCCACAAATGAACCGGCAAGATTCATAGGAGACGAAAGAAGAGAAAATGCAGTCCGTGACAGATGCACCATCTCAACCCCTAGTGCCCATTTCCATTAATAAAGACCATCTTGGCAAGGTATCCAGGTGCTTTTATTAATGAGAAACATAACCCTTTGAACACTGGGTGCTCCCAGGGGCCTGCTTTCAAAATCAGCCCCAAACCATGTAGGTAAAGCCGCAAACATGATTTTgcagctaattagcacatgcagCCTTGATGATAGCCTACGCAAATGCCTGATTCATATAGGCAAGCATGGtaactgcagccacatgcctgagtCGTCAGGATGTAGGCAAACCCTTCTGCCTTGCCTTCGTCAGGAGTCTGGAAATTATGCTTGTTCTCAGGTTGAACCTTACACGGTTGCGAGACCAGGTTTTCTTGCTGTCCCCTTGCCGATTATGTACAGCACTGCTTTCCTTCTTGGTTCCTATGTCCTTCGCCCTTGTCGGGCGGTGAGCCTCACACCAAGCCTAGATGCCTCCACTTCCACCCTGCACTTTCCTCCTGATGGGCATGTTCTTGCCACGTGGCCCTTTATCCCTGTGCCATATGGCACTATTAGACACAAGCCACATGGCAGATAACGTGCCTGTTGCAGTTTTGCTTTTAAGCATCTTGGTCACACTTAGCAAGCAGGGCTAGAGCGGGGTCAGCTGGGTGATTCACTGGCCACCAGTGACAACTTTCCCCTTAGTGTCCATCTTT
Coding sequences:
- the UTS2B gene encoding urotensin-2B, giving the protein MGRIGSAQLCFGMLAVLAIVVYIPSTHGKPFLLQGKLKARPECHLLYVTENQVFPEREDAGHQDALLTLLLDKNPAWRHPANIDLELAKKYEELQQLARLKEQLLADEGSDMAYPLESLAASHPQKRACFWKYCV